GGATTCGTTGTATCAAGAGTGGCCGTTTGGGTGGACAGAAAAGATGCAGCTTCAAGGAAAGCCTCTGTAGAAAGGCTACTTAAAATCCTGGCCAATGGAATTTCAATAGTGGTAGCACCCGAAGGAACCAGGAATAATACGGACCAAACATTGCTTCCCTTTCAACGTGGTGCTTTTAGGATATCTATTGAAACAGGCATTCCGATCCTCCCTATGGCTGTTATTGGTGCTGATAAAATAATGAAGAGAGGCTCCATACTCCTCAAACCAGGTAAAGTCAGGGTATATTTCTCTGCTCCTATTGATCCTTCCCCCTTCCAGAAAAATGCCGATTATGAAGGTTTGTCGGAAAAATGCTACAATAGACTTGAAGCAATGATCCTTACTCATGAATAAAGAAAAGAGAAAAACCCATCCAGGATCTGAAATAATTTTGTAAATTAGAAATTATAAAAAACCATCAATCACCAAAAAACACAAAATCATGTTCATGAAAAAACTTAAATCAATCTTTGTCCTTTTGTTCGTGTTCGGGTTTCTAATGGGAACAACAATTACTTCCTGTGGAAATAAAAAGACTGAAGATCAAACAGAGCAAACTGAAGATGAACCAGCCGAAGAAGAACATCCCTCCGGTGAAGAACATCCAAGCGATGATTCTGAACATCCTTCAGGAGAGGAGCACCCAAGCGGAGGCGAGCATCCTTCTTCAAAAGATTAAAATTGAATATTATTAGAAATGAGGTTATATCCATAGTCAAATAAAAGGCTTCATATTAGGCCAATGAAATTGATTAAGATAGCTACCTGAATAAAAAAGAGGCTGTCTCTGATTTGAGACAGCCTCTTTTAGTTTATCCTATTGAAAGAAAATGTTGTTTTGGGATAAAGTATCTCCCCATTTTCTTCCATCAGTGGATAAGCGAGAAAATTGATTGGACCAGAATTTGGCATTGGTTCAGGCTTTAGATCTCTTCCTTTACTCAACTCTATGCGGTTAGCGGGATGTCTTCCAAAGTAATACGTAGCCAGCGCAGTATATTTGTTCCCTTCACTGATATCTACAGGCCACCACTTCCCTTCTGCATAAAATTCAGCCCAGCAATGATACCCATCTATGCCTCCTTCATTTCTTTCGGAAGGGATGGAAGCACCAATGGCAAATCTTGCTGGTATATCAATCGACCTTGCCAGTGAGATGAAAAAAGAATGAAACTCTGTACAATTTCCAGTTTTAGAATCACAGGCAAAATCTGCACTTCCTGTTCCATAAGTTCCAAATTTCATGTACCGCATATTGTCAATGATGTAATCGTACAATGCCCTTGCATGTACTAAAGCCCCATCATTTTCCTTCCCTTTGATCGCTTCTTGGGCTATTTCTTTAAATCTGCCTCCTACCGGAAGTAATAAATCC
This Cecembia calidifontis DNA region includes the following protein-coding sequences:
- a CDS encoding lysophospholipid acyltransferase family protein — translated: MKILQWIYTLYSALIFIILMLILGLFVVIPLIVSPKAGKISFFFIRLWAKIWSFLSGIRYEIHGKEHVKPGQPYIYIFNHRSFIDAPVIPIAIPQEIRAIGKKELSKVPFFGFVVSRVAVWVDRKDAASRKASVERLLKILANGISIVVAPEGTRNNTDQTLLPFQRGAFRISIETGIPILPMAVIGADKIMKRGSILLKPGKVRVYFSAPIDPSPFQKNADYEGLSEKCYNRLEAMILTHE